One part of the Haliotis asinina isolate JCU_RB_2024 chromosome 2, JCU_Hal_asi_v2, whole genome shotgun sequence genome encodes these proteins:
- the LOC137272154 gene encoding integumentary mucin C.1-like, with amino-acid sequence MEDLTDLYSHPHPRPRPAKLFPTLKARRRLTPKLRPRPLPRHDHDHDHDHDHDHGHGHDHDHDHGHGHGHARTTTTTTTTTTTTATTTTTTTTTTTTTTMATTTATATTTTTTTATTTTTPEPRSRPRQNHGHGHARTTVTATPEPRPRPRPRQNHDHDHDHDHDHDHDHDHGQDHGHDDDHYHARTTTTATATTTTTATATATATTTTTPEPRPRPRPRPRPRPRPRPRPRPRPRPRPRPRPRPRPWPRPRPRPRPRPRPRPRQNHGHGHARTTTTTTTTTTTTATTTTTTTPEPRPRPRQNHDHDHDHDHGHDHDHDHDHGHDHYHARTTTTATATATATTTTTATATATTTTTPEPRPRPRPRPRPRPRPRPRPRPRPRPPPRQNHDHGHDHGHGHGHGHDHHHARTTTTTTTTATTTTTTTATTTTTVTATATATTKTSNYLTQVK; translated from the exons ATGGAAG ATTTAACAGACCTATactcacacccacacccacgccCACGACCAGCCAAACTATTTCCAACGCTCAAAGCCAGGCGTAGGCTAACACCCAAACTAAGACCACGCCCACTACCAcgccacgaccacgaccacgaccacgaccacgaccacgaccacggcCACggccacgaccacgaccacgaccacggcCACGGCCACGGCCACGCCAgaaccacgaccacgaccacgaccacgaccacgaccacggccacgaccacgaccacgaccacgaccacgaccacgaccacgaccatgGCCACGACCACGGCCACggccacgaccacgaccacgaccacggcTACGACCACGACCACGCCAGAACCACGGTCACGGCCACGCCAGAACCACGGTCACGGCCACGCCAGAACCACGGTCACGGCCACGCCAgaaccacgaccacgaccacgaccacgccagaaccacgaccacgaccacgaccacgaccacgaccacgaccacgaccacgaccacggcCAAGACCACGGCCACGACGACGACCACTACCACGCCAGAACCACGACCACGGCCACggccacgaccacgaccacggcCACGGCCACGGCCACGGCCACGACCACTACCACGCCAGAACCACGGCCACGGCCACGGCCACGACCACggccacgaccacgaccacgaccacgaccacgaccacgaccacggcCACGGCCACggccacgaccacgaccacggcCATGGCCACGGCCACggccacgaccacgaccacgaccacgaccacgaccacgccAGAACCACGGCCACGGCCACGCCAgaaccacgaccacgaccacgaccacgaccacgaccacggccacgaccacgaccacgaccacgccAGAACCACGACCACGGCCACGCCAgaaccacgaccacgaccacgaccacgaccacggccacgaccacgaccacgaccacgaccacggcCACGACCACTACCACGCCAGAACCACGACCACGGCCACGGCCACGGCCACggccacgaccacgaccacggcCACGGCCACGGCCACGACCACTACCACGCCAGAACCACGGCCACggccacgaccacgaccacgaccacgaccacgaccacgaccacggcCACGACCACGGCCACGACCACCACCACGCCAGAACCACGACCACGGCCACGACCACGGCCACGGCCACGGCCACGGCCACGACCACCACCACGCCAgaaccacgaccacgaccacgaccacggccacgaccacgaccacgaccacggccacgaccacgaccacggtCACGGCCACGGCCACGGCCACGACCAAGACCTCTAACTATCTGACACAGGTGAAATGA